Part of the Anopheles coluzzii chromosome 3, AcolN3, whole genome shotgun sequence genome is shown below.
ATGCATTTAATACATTCTTTCAATGTGCTGTGCCATCTAAATTGTTGGAATAGATTTGAATAATCTTTCTTTTAGTGTGGAAAAgctattttttaataaatattttatatttaaaataattcttcAGTTTTTGCCTCGTGGGCACCGTAAATCAATGTTTGGCTCTAAAGCATCAATTTTGGACTGTAATAGCTTTCTTGACCAAGTTTAGCCCTTATTTCTGAAATTGTGTGCTCCAAATTTTAGTCAATTTAGGCgacataattaattatttagaTGACAAAATTTGGAAacacaggtattccccgatatacgctattcaTGCGGACCGGATGCAGCAGCGTTATTTCGATTATAAGCGTAACTTTCAAGGCTGTCAAATGACAGTTaaatttcatatatttttgcttgctgctgtGGTAGGTTTAGCTACTAAATTAGTTAATTGATCTGATTTCAActgaatattatattttttttctttttaaagcgggtttttttattcaaccaaaagggaatttatttagCATTTGACAATAGATGTGccaaattagtacaatttgctaaaaaaactgtaaatttttgaaaatcgCGTATATTGCGTATAGCGTATATTGGGGCGGCCGGCCTGTGGTACAGCCGTAAACTCGAACgattcaataacatgcccgtccgtcatgggttcaagcatagtacagggttttccaattgagtttagactagccgcatactttttttgaatagtcgcaatagattcttgactagcatcctctatttttgattacgagcagtggattattgactaggagcaattgatttcagcaggtcCCTGCATGACAGCCTAAGAGCGTCGTGTTTATAATACCCGGTGTGACAGATCGACTTGAATAATAATCTGTggataatatttaatatcatCCGCTCATTAGCTAAAAGCGTTTGTTTTACTGCTATATATCATCCACAAAataagatatattttatctgataggtttttggtgctattgttttgattttatgaatgcacaatacaacacaaaagcactTAACGGCTGAATTGAATACAGTAGTTAACCCACAGGCATAACCTAACCAAAAGCTAGATTAGGTAAGTTTTTCAGAGTGACCAAATGTAGTTctatcgattttcgatcgaatATCGGTTTACAATTGAACACACTAAAACTCAGTTTTTctaaccaaaaatcaaatatttttctaagtATTGACCGTTCAACcataaaattggaatttaataaaatttatgagtgaataaaaaattgtttttactGAAAATTACCGAGTTTGCTTTGGATTTCCTACCGATAACCTCTAAAAACAATCTGGACACTCCGCGCCAGCAACCGgtctgctgaaatcaattgctcctagtcaaTAACCCACtgctcgtaatcaaaaatagaggatgctagtcaagaatctattgcgactattcaaaaaaagtatgctgctagtctaaactcaattggaaaaccctgtatgtacCCTCGGTTGCAAGAATTGACtttccggctgcgtggtaatgaattaaatctCGAACGCCTAAATAAGCCGGCTtgtccgcgtaggacattGCGCCAAAACAGAAGAAGTATATTGAGGAATATCTCTTTATTGAGGAATAGAGTCTCTTTAGACCGAGGTGGTCGGGATGGTGGATATCGATGCGATGCAATAAAGGCGGtgagtcgatagagccatttagcagTCCAACGCAAAAAGAtcactgtgcattgcgtctcCTAACCGAGAGAGGCTCCATcgcgcagcatacggaggaagattattgcgatcctgccagATGAGTAGGTGTAGGGCATATCGCGTGAGCTTTcgttgaatcgcctcaagtcgagcaatCGAAGGGCTCCAAACTACGCACCAATATTCACACCACATAGGATTGTGGATATTTCCAGATATAGGCCTAAATTTTACAGGAAAATAGCTAAAACGTATCCTCTACGACGTGTAcaaaatgattttcaaaatatggTCCAAACAACTGAGCACTTTTTAGTTCATAAATCATGGCTTTTATGACTTAAATCATGGACACTTTTCCTAAATGTTCCTGCTACAAATAAGCATACAGGAAAAAACGGGGCCTAAGACTGAGATGGACAATCTTCAATTTGTCGTTCGAGTAGCACGAACATACTggtctatacaggctttccatactttattcagtaccaagcagccggatagtcactcCTTGCTAAGGGCGACTGGATTCATTCTAGGATTGAACTCACGaagagcatgttgttaagatGTAGGAGTTGGCGCTGGCCCTTTGTAGGTTTAAAACCAACTCTAGGACCTAGCATCTGATTCAGTTCCAGTACAGATTACGTCAAAGTTCCTGGAATTTATTTGTGCGCGCATCCTGATAACCTCACAATTATATTGTATAaccctgtaaccgggccaaattaactagttaaCTCAAATTGACGTTTtacaaaatatacaaataatgTTAAAACTCAGATTTTTTCCATAAGTTTGGTGatcaataaaagaaaaaaataagctAAAAATACACACCAAATTAGGCGCAACTTTAAACTCTTTTGAAATGAGTGCTGTAGGTCAGACAGACAGACTTCAATTGACAAAACAATTGAACAAGTGTACAAAACACACGTTACATAAAAGCAACATTTATCCTTCTTCTTGCGTTTCTACGTTTCCCTTGCATCTCTTCtaattcgtttcgtttttgctAATTTTCCACCCATTTTTCTTCACGTAGGTGCTCGAGCAGGTGCATCCTTCGCTGCAGGCCCGGGAGGATGCGTTGCTGTACGTCGAGAGCCTGTGCCTGCGATTGTTAGCGACACTGTGTGCGAAGCCACCGCCGCACACGGTAATGGTAAGTACGAGTACCACCGACCGACCGCCAGAgagcgaacgagcgagcgagctTTTCCACCGGgcatcagcagcagtgtgGCAGCTTCCGTTTTCCAGCTGCTGTGATTGTTTTGTTACGCGCATCATGTGAGATGGGAATCCGGCGCCGCGGGATCCGCCAGTAgcggttgatgtttttttcttcttttctttttgctatGCATATGATGCAACAGGGTGTCGTGTTTGATGACCTCCGGTTCCttcccttgtgtgtgtgtgcgcctcgGTTGGAGGCAGTATTGTGCAACAGTAAAATTGACATTTAAAGAGGAATTGTTTGCAAGGTGTCGGTTTGTGTTTTGCCAGCAGCCGGCAGTAGAAAAAAGGGAGGACAGGAGGAACACTGTCATCATCTCGGTTGCTTCTAGATTTGTGTCCTAATTGACATTTCCTACCGCTGCTGCTACATTCTGTGGCTGTGAAAGAGGCAAAACTTCAACGCCTCTTGGTTTCCTTCCCGGAAGGCATCACCGGGTTCTGGAAGAATGAGCATCGTACATACACCTACATACATACACCCCTAACGTCTAATGGGTCAGTTTTGAAGGGATAACAACAACACGATAGCAGTGTTTTACCGGGTTTGCACACCGGCAAGAATGGCGAAACACACATATCCTGCTATCCTCCGGGAGGCTCGCTTTtagttgcttttgttttcagtGCCTCAGTTTGCTGCCCTCAAGAGGAgtccctccccccacccctctCACATATATGTCCTATTCGTTTGTAACGACACACGGCTGGGGAACGGAAGCGCTCGAACCGACCACCTGTAACCCGGTCGTGTGGCCATCATCTCTCGGTGGAAATGTGTAGCCTGCGGTGTGCAATAGTTGttcttctttgtgttttattgattttgattctCATCCCTATTCCATTCCACCGTTTCCAGGACGTGGAGGATCGTATCATCCGTACCTTTCCGACCCCGATCGATAGGTGGGCACTGGGGGAGGCACGCGAAACGATAGACAAgtcgaaaaagaagaaaccggTGCTACCAGTTGATCGTGTGCATACGCTACTGCAGAAGGTTTGTAAAAGCGGGTTCAGAGGGGGGGATGGATAAAGGGATGCAGCAACATGTTGGATTCTAaacttttgcttcttcttcttcttcttcttatcgcTTTGCCCCCGTCTGCTTCAGGAGGTGCTGCAGTACAAAATCGACAGTTCCGTATCGCTGTTTCTGGTGGCCGTGCTCGAGTACATATCCGCCGACATCCTGAAGCTGGCCGGGTACTATGTGAAGAACATACGCCACATCGAAATTACCCGCGAGGACATCGAGGTCGCCATGTGCGCTGACAAGGTTGGGCCGAATGCTTCTTTGTCGTCCCCTATCTCTTCCACTTTTGCTATCACgcctttctgtctctctctctctctcttgtctgtctttttctttctaaTTCTATCGATATCTCCTACTATCTACCTCTACCTCTACTTCtattctctctatctctctttctatcaCTTTTAGTTTTCTATGGTGTGCTtagtgttgtttgctttttcctttgtttctttcatatcttaaacatttgttttttacttctaCTTTCAAGTTACTCTTTATCTaatgttatttgttttttttgttgttgtttatttgctttcatttctttacttttactttatCTTGCTGgcgtgtttccttttttttcttaataacattatctgttttgttttttgtttaatatatCTTTAAAACAAGCTTTACAAAGTTAGCTATAACTATGAaattttatcttctttttaaaatatcaattctTGTAAACTTTGAAGTTtctattgaattgtttttctatttgtaCTATATTTTGCTGGcataatgtttttgtttgacgattttttaaacactaacacacacatacaagacacacttacacacgtACTCACATAACGATGCCGTATGAGTGTAATTGCAGAAAAAAGCTATCTAACCCCCAAAACACCATCCAAGCTCTCTCATGCATACATTTCTCGTCATTCAACTAGtctgttgtgtttgtttatttatcgaTTGGCTTTGCTTTACATATGTACATAAAGCCCGTTGCAAGACGGGATGAGGAAAGGATGtggtgtactttttttttagatcTTCACTTTGTAAAGTTTGCTGCTGCATAGAATAATCGAACAGATCATCACGTCTACTTGTAACTGATTGAAGCATTGTTATTCTCTGTTCTTTGAGCTTTGTTTTAACTTTAGCGGGAGGATGAAAAGTAATTAGTAAATGCTTTCATCGTACCACACATTGTTTATGGTAAACAATGTGTTTTCTTACAAAGCTTGCGATGGTGGCGTGCAAACACTTTGTCTGTTGGTATTGTCGTTTAGCAAACTATAGAGTAGTACGAGTTACAACTGCACGTTGCTTCAATGACAAATGGTAGAGGTTCTGCTAACAGCGGAGTGATTATTGTaccttttgtttatttttaactgCCATCATCAATTGTAAACTCATGCGGCGTTATATTACGACGATAgagaattttttgttttttttttcgtgattAACTTTATTATAGAGTAGCAGATGATCGTGAGAAGATTTCTCCAAAAGACAAACAATTGGAAAAcagatgttgttttttgtttagtgttGCGGTATATATTCTCCTTCGGTTTTGTGTGCAATAATGAAAGTTTTTCGTATTTCTATTTTGTGTTTAAACACAACACCAAAcactttttctttatttattggtttgctttttgaTTCCATTCCACTTTTGGGCTTATCAAACCGAtttgtttttatctctctACAGTTAATTTCTTGTTGATTTCTTTGTCTTTAATTTGTTAAAAACGATTAGTTAAGTTTGTCTTATGAAGATCCTGTAAAATGTGGCTGGATATTAGTTTCCGTTTCAGTAATATTGGTTTATTTAGTTGATGTAGAAATTCCTcctatttataaaaaaaaaacatttttcgtttatttcacttttcaagCTAAATTCGTATTACTCCTTACACCTCTCAAACTGTCTGTTCTAAGTTTACTATATGTGAAACAATgttattttacgttttttttcatgctgtcccaacaaacaaacaaaaaactaaactaaataTGCATTCAAATCTTTGCTAAACAAATCTgcaatgttgaaaaaaaaaaaacaaacaaactgcacAACAATAACtgattacaaacaaaaaaaaaacgcgctaAAATAATTCTTCCGGAACCGGCTTGAATCGGTTCGGCGTTCCGTTCACAattcaaaactcaaaatccaatcaaaacaatacaaaacaaaaaggtggTACGTAGATTGTCCAATTCATAATTAAgtatttacattattttacgACCCACTTCCCAACCATCCCATATCACGATATTATAAACAAGTATATTGCTACATATAtactgctctctctctctctatttctctggCTCGTTTAGTTGAATGTAATTCAACTAATTAAACAGTGTTACGATGTGTAATCTCATCCTTCCATTCCTTCCTTTCAAATTGTTCTCAGAAGGGCTaaagtgtttttattgcatttgttttgtttgtgttgtacATAGGTATTAAGAAATTAGTCAATTCAGAGATCTGGATCCGGGATCTTCTGAACAGTTTTTTAACCTCTCATATTTGTGAGTTCGTTCAAAGTAAATGAGTCGTCATGCATCACGATTTTATTTGATCCCTTTTTGTTACCGTTGAAGCCTTTCTATTTCTTCCATGTGTTTGCGTATCTTTTAcagtagaagtagtagtattagtagtaatagtagtgtCGATGCGGAAGTAGCTATTGAAAAGATTATTATTCTCCACTTCTTTCTGCCAGATGAATGCGTGGGCAACATTTAATATGGTTGATATCAATTCGATCCCGTTGAGTTGATACTTTAAATTAGAATTTTAGCTTATCTTTTAAGATTCTGAATGGAAATGATCAGTAGCAGTGAGATTAATCTAATCgttataataaatataataaatgcattttcagTTATCTTATACTAATGCAACAGTTAGATTACCTTTGAATTGCCAATAATatgctgcgttgaaaagttacccttttattttaaacttcaAAACATTTGTATGTACGTAGTGTCtacctttatttttttgtgtacctaGTGTAAGTAGCTATTTTCAAATTCTTGTTAAGTTCTTTGCAATTTACATACATTTCTTCTATCGAATGTGTTCGTAACAGCAGCAGACCCTTGGATGTATCCTTTTCCATCTTTGGTTTAAATGTTTGTCCATCTATGTACCAACCAATTCAGCAGggagttgaaaaaaaaacaacagtcaGTTAAATCCCTCTACACTACGCAGATATGGCGCTATGTTAAACATGCTACATAATCATGTTTTCACACCACTACGTTGGGACTGGCTATGCATTTtagttttgttcttgtttgttCACTTTACGTTAGTTTGGTTTAATTTATGAAATCTTAGTGCATTATTCTGCTTTAAAAACAGCCAGAGTATTTCATTTCTACTTTATTGTGCCACGAATCACATTTAGATACGCTGCTTGTGTTAAATGTAAATTTATAAAGCATGCTTTACGTTCTGAAATTgatctatttttttaacaagtgtgtgttttgttttttttttatttaggaTTTTTATACCTTTTCCATGTTCTTTCCCACAGTGTATATCATTTTGACGATCATGATCATCtgcaagaaaggaaaaaaaagacattcgCTATTGTAGATTAGATTGGTCGTGTTTGCCTGAAATCGGTTTTAAATTCTAAATTCATTACCTTAAATTGATATGTACATCCTTGCtccctcaaaaaaaaaagtcatcaaTTGTGCAAATGatcgttttgttgccatcgtgTATAATTAGTCAGTGATagtgtatttaaaaaaagcccACCCATCCTTCCACCCCGATCATATCATTTCACCACCCACCGTATGCTTGCTTCCATTGCGATGGacgttttgttgttggtttggtgCATTGCGTTCGTGGCCGTTTTATTGACCGTTTGTCCGTTCTGCTTCTTTCCTCCCTCGATCGATCGCACCAGGTACTGATGGACATGTTCTATCAGGGCGAAAGCTCCAACTCGATGGCACCGAGTCCGCTTCCACCGACGCCCCGCGCCAGCCTCAGCTACGAGGAGGTCGTAAAGGAACTGATCCACGACGAGAAACAGTATCAACGGGATCTGCACATGATCATCCGAGTATTCCGGGAGGAGTTAGTTAAGATAGTTAAGGATCCAAAAGTAAGTGGAtggtcggtttttttttctcccaccGCGGAGGGCTCCAAGAAAGAGCAATTGGGTAAACTGTTTTGTTGTACATTTCACAGGAGCTGGATTTAATATTTTCCAACATAATAGACATTTACGAAGTGTCGGTGACGTTGCTGGGATCGCTCGAAGATGTGATAGAAATGTCCCAGGAGCAAACGCCACCGTGTATTGGTAGCTGTTTTGAAGGTAAGCTAGTCGGATGCTAGCCTCAATGATGCTTCGTTTTGACTGAGAATAAtggttttatgtgtgtgtttcttttcctttgtAGAACTGGCAGAAGCGGCTGAATTCGACGTGTATGCAAAGTATGCAAAGGATATTACATCGGTGACGGCGAAGGAAGCGCTAGCCAATTTGTTAGCCCGACCGGAGGTAGTAGTTATCGATCCgagctttctctctctctctctctcgatcgCTTTCGGAAGACTTTCGATCGGCTGAAACATTTCGCTAAACCTCTGCTTTATCTTCTCTTTGTCTACCGCAGGCCAGTTCACTGATGTCAGCCGGGCATGGTTTCAAGGAGGCGGTCAAATTTTACCTACCAAAACTACTATTAGGGCCCATCGGGCATGCGCAGTTATATTTGGATTACATTAAGGTTTTACTACAGCTTAGTCCCTCGCAGGAGGATAAAGAGAGCTTTGAGCAGGTGCAAGGGTTGCTGAAACCGCTGCAGTGCGAGCTGCAGAGCATTTCATCACTCCTGCCGAAGTGAGTGATCTCTTCACGCTTatttttgcattgcattgAATTGCTTATTAATGTTGCAACTGCTCTTTCCATCCCCCCCACCCCGACAGAGAATACTTTACGCGCGTGAACAGCCGTGCCCGGCGGCAGTCGGCGATCGAGAAAACGCGCGACCTGCAAAACACGGTCGAGCACTGGGACAAGGACGTGGGCCAGTGCTGCAACGAGTTCATCCGGGAGGATACGCTCGCGAAGCTGAGCTCGGGCAAGCGGCAGACCGAGCGGAAGGTGTTCCTGTTCGAcgggctgctggtgctgtgcaAGGCGCGGCGCCAGATAGTGCCGGGCAACAACTACGACTACCGGCAGAAGGAGCGGTTCTTCATGCGCAAGGTCGAGATCATCGACCGGCCCGACACGGACGAGCTGAAGCACGCGTTCGAGATTTCGCCCCGCGAGCAGCAGAGCGTTGTACTTATCACCAAGAACGCCCAGCACAAGAACGACTGGATGGCGGACCTGATCATGCTGAACACGAAATCGATGCTGGAGCGCATACTGGACAGCATCCTGCTCGACATCGAGAAGAAGCACCCgctccggctgccgagccCGGACATGTACAAGTTTGCCGTGCCGGACGGGCCGTCGAACATCGTGCTGGAGGAGCGCGAGGGCACGGGTGTGCCGCTGATCAAGGGTGCGACACTGTGCAAGCTGATCGAGCGGCTGACCTACCACATCTACGCCGATCCGATGTTTGTGCGCACGTTTCTGACCACGTACCGGTCGTTCTGCTCGCCGAAGGAGCTGCTCCAGCTGCTGGTCGAGCGGTTCGACATACCGGATCCGGCCGTCGTGTACGATCCGGCGGCGGAAAAGGAGCTGGCCGGCGACACGGACAAGTTCCACAAGAACTCGCAGCGGGAGGACTGGAAGCGGTACAAGAAGGAGTACGTGCAGCCGGTACAGTTCCGCGTGCTGAACGTGCTTCGGCACTGGGTCGATCATCATTTCTACGACTTTGAGCGGGACGGCGAGCTGCTCGAGTCGCTCGAACGGTTTCTGGAGACGGTGCGCGGCAAATCGATGCGCAAGTGGGTTGATTCGGTGATGAAGATCGTTCAGCGGAAGGTAAGCACAGTGAGCTTCTGGTGTTTATGCCAGTTTCTTATTGATTttgtattttcctttttttttcttttgcagaaCGAAAGTGAAGACAATCACCGGCAAATAACGTTCGCGTTCGGGCACAGTCCGCCGGCGATTGAGCACCATCTGCCGCTGAACGGTGAGAACGAGTTCAACCTGCTAATGCTGCATCCACTCGAGCTGGCGCGACAGTTGACTCTGCTGGAGTTTGAAATGTACAAGAATGTGAGTGAGAAAGGAAGTTGTACAGAGCCTGTTCTagtggaaaatgtgttttattaaatCTGCCGTACCTTGGTCATTTCCTCTTTGCAGGTCAAACCCTCCGAACTGGTTGGCTCGGTGTGGACGGGGAAGGATAAAGAAACAACTAGTcctaatttattgaaaataatgcATCACACTACTAATGTAAGTGTGCTACTGTGGTTTGTATGGGTGGAACATTTGTGATTAATTGTTTGATCCATCCCCTCCACAGTTTACACGCTGGATCGAGAAATCGATCATTGAGGCGGAAAACTTCGAGGAGCGCGTCGCGATGGCGAGCCGCGCGATCgaggtgatgatggtgctgcagGATTTGAACAACTTCAACGGCGTGCTGTCGATCGTGTCCGCCTTCCAGGGGGCGGCCGTCCATCGGCTCAAGCTGACGCTGGAGGACATCCCGAAGCGCCACCAGCAGGTGCTGGCCGAGTGCCGCGAGCTGAACAATTCGCACTTCAAGAAGTACCAGGAGAAGCTGCGCTCGATCAATCCGCCGTGCGTGCCGTTCTTCGGCATGTACCTCACCAACATACTGCACATCGAGGAGGGCAATCCGGACTTTCTGCCCAACACGGAGCTGATCAACTTCTCCAAGCGGAGGCGGGTGGCCGAAATTACGGGCGAAATACAGCAATATCAGAATCAGCCGTACTGCTTAAAAGTCGATCCTAGCATAAGGGTAAGTGCGTGAACGCGCGGGGGCCATGTCTCTCTCGTAGGCCTGATGATTCGATGTTTTAACTCGCTTTGTTTTCGTCCCGTGCGTGCTGCAGAATTTTCTAGAGAATTTAGATCCTTTTAAAGGAATGAGCATCACGGAAATTCAGAACTATCTGTACGAGGAGAGCAAACGGATAGAGCCGAAAAACTGTCGCCAGCCGTTGAAATTCGTAAGTATACTGGCGCCGTTAGCGCAAGCAAACCGAGCCACTCACTAATCATATGTTCAACCGCAGCCCAAAAAATGGCCGGACATTTCGTTGAAGTCGCCCGGCATTAAGCCGTCGTCGAGGCGCAACAACAGCTCCGCCAACTCGTCGATGACGCTGCCTGGCACGCTGCCGTACAGCAAGACGTCCCTGCTGGCGAACAGTGACACGGGCGAACAGTCGCCGCcggcctcctcctcctcgtccgtgCACGACTACTCCATCTTCGCATCGGTCAACATTCACTCCTCCTCGTCCGGGACGTCCTCGCTTTCGTCGCTCtactaccagcagcagcagcaacacctaCAGCaacagcttcagcagcagcagcagcagcatcactcCGGTTTCTACcacggccagcagcagcagctgcagcaagGTGGCGGGGTTGTCGCTGGCAGTAGCAGCGGCTCGTCACAGTACTCACATCACGGCAGTGCGCACCACCatccacaccagcagcagtacctGCCGCATCACCATccgcatcaccatcaccaccaccatcaccatccgcATCACTACCATCCGAGCTTCTCGCAGTCGATCGCGAACCTGACGACGGCCGGCGGGGACAGCCAGATGGCGCCGGAGATACCGCGCCGCTCGGACAGTATTATACTGACCAACACGAACCAGCTGCTGGCCGGCAGCGGCTGCCTGTCGGAGAGCAGCGGTGGCAGCTACAACGGCGGCAAGCTGCTGCCCAGCCCGCGCTACCCGTCCGCCTCGATGACGACCCTaccgtcctcgtcgtcctGCTCGGCGGCGGGTACTTCCGGTGGCGGTACCGGCGGGATGGCCGTCGGCGCCTCCAGCTACTCGATCGGGGGCAGCCTGTACAGTGGTTCCAGTAGCGAAggtaacacacatacacatacacatacacatacacatacacatacacatacacatacacatacacatacacatacacatacacatacacatacacatacacatacacatacacatacacatacacatacacatacacatacacatacacatacagacacatgCTCGCGGCATTGAGTaccatttttaaaattatttttctttcgcgTGTTTGCAGCATCCGGCTACGGTACTGCCAGCTCAGTGACGTCATCGTCGGCGGCCAGTATTGTTTCAATGTCGCACAACGATGCtacggtgcagcagcagcagcagcaagggtCGGCGGTGGTGATCCCTCATCCCGACATTCCACCGGCAATCAGTCCACGCACTGACAAACCA
Proteins encoded:
- the LOC120960238 gene encoding protein son of sevenless isoform X2, which translates into the protein MFSGSSHVSITDAADYDFENAENAAKWRGLFISSLRKVLEQVHPSLQAREDALLYVESLCLRLLATLCAKPPPHTVMDVEDRIIRTFPTPIDRWALGEARETIDKSKKKKPVLPVDRVHTLLQKEVLQYKIDSSVSLFLVAVLEYISADILKLAGYYVKNIRHIEITREDIEVAMCADKVLMDMFYQGESSNSMAPSPLPPTPRASLSYEEVVKELIHDEKQYQRDLHMIIRVFREELVKIVKDPKELDLIFSNIIDIYEVSVTLLGSLEDVIEMSQEQTPPCIGSCFEELAEAAEFDVYAKYAKDITSVTAKEALANLLARPEVASSLMSAGHGFKEAVKFYLPKLLLGPIGHAQLYLDYIKVLLQLSPSQEDKESFEQVQGLLKPLQCELQSISSLLPKEYFTRVNSRARRQSAIEKTRDLQNTVEHWDKDVGQCCNEFIREDTLAKLSSGKRQTERKVFLFDGLLVLCKARRQIVPGNNYDYRQKERFFMRKVEIIDRPDTDELKHAFEISPREQQSVVLITKNAQHKNDWMADLIMLNTKSMLERILDSILLDIEKKHPLRLPSPDMYKFAVPDGPSNIVLEEREGTGVPLIKGATLCKLIERLTYHIYADPMFVRTFLTTYRSFCSPKELLQLLVERFDIPDPAVVYDPAAEKELAGDTDKFHKNSQREDWKRYKKEYVQPVQFRVLNVLRHWVDHHFYDFERDGELLESLERFLETVRGKSMRKWVDSVMKIVQRKNESEDNHRQITFAFGHSPPAIEHHLPLNGENEFNLLMLHPLELARQLTLLEFEMYKNVKPSELVGSVWTGKDKETTSPNLLKIMHHTTNFTRWIEKSIIEAENFEERVAMASRAIEVMMVLQDLNNFNGVLSIVSAFQGAAVHRLKLTLEDIPKRHQQVLAECRELNNSHFKKYQEKLRSINPPCVPFFGMYLTNILHIEEGNPDFLPNTELINFSKRRRVAEITGEIQQYQNQPYCLKVDPSIRNFLENLDPFKGMSITEIQNYLYEESKRIEPKNCRQPLKFPKKWPDISLKSPGIKPSSRRNNSSANSSMTLPGTLPYSKTSLLANSDTGEQSPPASSSSSVHDYSIFASVNIHSSSSGTSSLSSLYYQQQQQHLQQQLQQQQQQHHSGFYHGQQQQLQQGGGVVAGSSSGSSQYSHHGSAHHHPHQQQYLPHHHPHHHHHHHHHPHHYHPSFSQSIANLTTAGGDSQMAPEIPRRSDSIILTNTNQLLAGSGCLSESSGGSYNGGKLLPSPRYPSASMTTLPSSSSCSAAGTSGGGTGGMAVGASSYSIGGSLYSGSSSEASGYGTASSVTSSSAASIVSMSHNDATVQQQQQQGSAVVIPHPDIPPAISPRTDKPQPLHPPPPPPPSLQHAASASPGATAGSGSSIAGSSILANMAAVGTSIANSTSSNFRHSASNSIKNQNCDFTYTIPGGGGGPTGSSASGAPPPPTNSSGRPSSCEHSPVYPSSPKIQLQHNHPTAGAALPPVCPHHHHHAAHHHHIDAAAAGDGGGPAANSIQYNSSVSPSASSHHPCHLCAGGVDAGGSLSNNADIGPTPISPHVNVPNTHNVLPPPAPPLPPRAKRKESSMDSTQSSQMRQAPDAPTLPPRDVSPPPLPPRIYTQSSHYQFGVASQAGTTLLLNYTQSPSVCGGGGVAGTGGSSSFPMDSSNWNHSSFHAKDESTSSSSSSSTLTRDNLNQHNQHSVGGTTASSSSQNSSSMEQRLLMLPHTSTIMMRRNSAMDRAAKENIPNIATSSSLSGLSTIAGSSAGGGGVGGANVVPGVGVGGSGSTMNSSGGPSVSGSLGSSGASVGSSPSAVKNKSVQNSPISGQAQQPNVLCRRASTNISPRFSPGETTPKLPPKPKQNSISSDRTMFPYPSTN